A DNA window from Candidatus Protochlamydia naegleriophila contains the following coding sequences:
- a CDS encoding winged helix-turn-helix domain-containing protein, which translates to MLECLFGNAVIEKILFYLVVNEECYPSQLKEVFQMPLFSFQRGLARLEKGGIIVSQRKGKTLLYQLNPRYPFIKELKLFLEKAYDGFPQDIRDKYYEQIIRKCPRYKGKPL; encoded by the coding sequence ATGTTAGAGTGTCTATTTGGCAATGCTGTTATTGAAAAAATATTATTCTATCTTGTGGTCAATGAGGAGTGCTATCCATCGCAGCTTAAAGAAGTTTTTCAGATGCCACTATTCAGTTTTCAAAGGGGATTAGCAAGACTGGAAAAGGGGGGTATCATAGTAAGTCAACGAAAAGGCAAGACCTTGTTATACCAATTAAATCCACGCTATCCCTTCATCAAAGAATTAAAACTATTTTTAGAAAAAGCCTATGATGGATTTCCTCAAGATATCCGCGATAAATACTATGAGCAGATAATCAGAAAGTGCCCAAGATACAAAGGAAAGCCATTATGA
- a CDS encoding RWP-RK domain-containing protein, translated as MHANAQMPYVNLSWEISPAQANSSIQKQKKTRASAQKTQVSCQSVLREVKKNYNRTAPSQSEIEALYHMSLKDAAAVLEMSQSKLKKHCREHGIEKWPYRSTRKQLNRIEQELRCSFAQNSNSSVSSTIHQSSSSGSSAGNQADVEDSSSEYANCDAQEPPHTFRPIIESEDSQRFLYSHVPEFQISPLTPLLPPISQLNLTPLRLSNEDKPLTGDAILRMARQALKNSTPSLHG; from the coding sequence ATGCACGCAAATGCTCAAATGCCTTATGTCAATTTAAGCTGGGAAATATCTCCTGCTCAGGCAAACTCTAGCATTCAAAAGCAGAAAAAAACAAGAGCAAGCGCTCAAAAAACCCAAGTCTCATGCCAGTCTGTTTTAAGAGAAGTAAAAAAAAATTATAACCGTACTGCCCCTTCTCAAAGTGAAATTGAAGCCCTTTATCACATGAGTTTAAAAGATGCGGCAGCAGTTTTGGAAATGAGTCAGAGTAAACTCAAAAAACACTGCAGAGAACATGGGATTGAAAAATGGCCCTATCGGTCAACGCGAAAACAACTAAACAGAATTGAGCAAGAGCTGCGTTGCTCGTTTGCCCAGAATTCAAATAGTTCCGTTTCATCAACTATTCATCAGTCATCTTCCAGTGGATCTAGTGCAGGCAATCAGGCCGATGTTGAAGATTCCTCCAGCGAATATGCTAACTGCGATGCTCAAGAGCCTCCTCATACATTTCGACCCATTATTGAAAGTGAAGACAGCCAGAGGTTTTTGTATTCTCATGTCCCTGAGTTTCAAATTTCACCTTTAACTCCACTTTTGCCTCCTATATCCCAGCTGAATTTAACTCCATTAAGACTATCAAATGAGGATAAACCTTTGACGGGAGATGCCATTCTACGCATGGCCAGGCAGGCATTAAAAAATTCCACCCCTTCTTTGCATGGTTAA
- a CDS encoding RWP-RK domain-containing protein has protein sequence MNISENAFRKHCRKYGIKKWPYRFTLDKHYKDILKQVEQRLFDQHSNDLASPGMNQASSPRLPSISQLNLTPLSQSNDKPLTGDAILRRARQALEHSNPSLNG, from the coding sequence TTGAACATCAGTGAAAACGCATTTAGAAAACACTGCAGAAAATATGGAATTAAAAAGTGGCCATACCGTTTTACATTAGACAAGCACTATAAGGACATTTTAAAACAAGTAGAGCAACGCTTATTTGACCAACATTCAAATGATTTAGCTTCGCCAGGTATGAATCAGGCATCGTCTCCGCGGTTACCTTCTATCTCCCAGCTGAACTTAACTCCACTAAGCCAATCAAATGATAAACCTTTGACAGGTGATGCGATTCTACGTAGGGCCAGGCAAGCGCTAGAACATTCAAATCCTTCTTTAAATGGTTAA
- a CDS encoding RWP-RK domain-containing protein, which yields MSKLKKHCREYGIRRWPSQFAQNQLWEKIEKELGQRSFDQHSNSLVSPAINQPSSSGSNADNQVYAEDHQTSEINVEDSSIGHFDSYAEEPHSFRPTEREESQERLYSYFPDFQIQPLTYSLLPSISQLNLSPIKPNQMLSH from the coding sequence GTGAGCAAACTCAAAAAGCATTGTAGAGAATATGGAATTCGAAGATGGCCATCTCAATTCGCACAAAACCAGCTGTGGGAGAAAATTGAGAAAGAGCTGGGGCAGCGCTCATTCGACCAACATTCAAATAGTTTAGTTTCGCCAGCTATTAACCAGCCATCTTCCAGTGGATCTAATGCAGACAATCAGGTCTATGCTGAAGATCACCAAACCTCTGAGATAAATGTAGAAGATTCCTCTATTGGCCATTTTGACAGCTATGCTGAAGAGCCTCATTCCTTTCGGCCAACTGAAAGAGAAGAGAGCCAGGAGCGTTTGTATTCTTATTTCCCTGACTTTCAAATTCAACCTTTAACTTATTCGCTTTTACCTTCTATCTCCCAGCTAAATTTATCCCCAATAAAACCAAATCAAATGCTAAGCCATTGA
- a CDS encoding RWP-RK domain-containing protein, whose amino-acid sequence MNNQFNSQINWQPFNNEPIVIQTENNASSSASSIPGPGPSAFSRVGRIEKENFPVQANAQMPYVNLSGRLSPVQTTTKIQKQIKTRASAQKTQQVSSQSPLPKGKRKYNRAIPSQSEIEALYHLPLRKAAKTLDICDSKLQNLCRNYGLKKWPYKAQSAIKRKLINHYANSLVSPAIAQPSSIVSTEDRQDYRVNSLFRMANFEGASTGRHAEEPSHSFRPIERDNTHGLEHLHSVPDFPIPPPRLPSISQLNLTPISQSNAKSLTGDAILRMARQALNHSNPSLNG is encoded by the coding sequence ATGAATAATCAATTTAATTCGCAAATTAATTGGCAACCGTTTAATAACGAGCCTATTGTAATTCAAACGGAAAATAATGCTTCCTCTTCGGCTTCTTCAATTCCAGGTCCTGGCCCATCTGCATTTTCGAGAGTGGGACGAATTGAAAAAGAAAATTTTCCCGTACAGGCAAATGCTCAAATGCCTTACGTCAATTTAAGTGGTAGGCTATCTCCTGTGCAGACAACTACCAAAATTCAGAAGCAGATAAAGACAAGAGCAAGCGCTCAAAAAACCCAGCAAGTCTCTAGCCAATCCCCTTTACCAAAAGGAAAACGAAAGTATAACCGTGCAATCCCATCTCAAAGTGAAATTGAAGCCCTTTATCACCTACCTTTACGAAAGGCAGCAAAAACTTTAGATATCTGTGATAGCAAACTCCAAAACCTGTGTAGAAACTACGGATTAAAAAAATGGCCTTACAAAGCCCAATCCGCAATAAAGCGAAAACTAATTAACCACTATGCAAATAGTCTAGTTTCGCCAGCCATTGCCCAGCCATCTTCCATTGTTTCTACAGAAGACAGGCAGGACTATAGAGTAAATAGCCTATTTCGTATGGCAAATTTTGAAGGCGCCTCCACCGGCAGGCATGCCGAAGAACCTTCTCACTCTTTTCGCCCAATTGAAAGAGACAATACGCATGGTCTGGAGCATTTGCATTCTGTCCCAGACTTTCCAATTCCACCTCCGCGCTTGCCTTCTATCTCCCAACTGAATTTAACTCCAATAAGCCAATCAAATGCTAAGTCTTTGACGGGAGATGCCATCCTACGCATGGCCAGGCAAGCATTAAACCATTCAAACCCTTCTTTAAATGGTTAA
- a CDS encoding RWP-RK domain-containing protein, with protein sequence MNHDFTPLNYREPFNSSYTALPAGNNASSSTSAIPGPSPQSIVAKVGQIGPEYFPGQTNAQIPYVNLSGRLSPVQTTNKIQKQIKTRASTQKTQQVNSQSVLPKKKRQHYSFPAPSKSEIEALFHLSLDEAAETLKISMRKLRQFCRENGIKRWPSRFSLSRQFKTFKTEEQGLKHGLILPASAAPSSSASQRNQIYDNRIPMANSSTSYFNSHAEEAPHSFQPIERDNSHREERLHSVPDFSIPPPRLPSIFQLNLTPVSHSNDKPLTGDAILRMAKQVLNNSNSSLNG encoded by the coding sequence ATGAATCATGACTTTACTCCATTAAATTATAGAGAGCCATTTAATAGCTCCTATACTGCACTTCCAGCTGGAAACAACGCCTCTTCTTCTACGTCTGCAATTCCAGGCCCCAGCCCCCAATCTATCGTCGCAAAAGTTGGCCAAATTGGACCAGAATATTTTCCTGGGCAGACAAATGCTCAAATACCTTATGTCAATTTAAGTGGCAGGCTATCTCCTGTGCAGACAACCAACAAAATTCAGAAGCAGATAAAGACAAGAGCAAGCACTCAAAAAACCCAGCAAGTTAACAGCCAGTCTGTTTTACCAAAGAAAAAAAGACAGCATTATAGCTTTCCAGCTCCATCTAAGAGTGAAATTGAAGCCCTTTTTCACCTGAGTTTAGACGAGGCTGCAGAAACTTTGAAGATCAGTATGCGCAAACTCCGACAATTCTGTAGAGAAAATGGTATTAAAAGATGGCCATCTCGTTTTTCACTATCAAGACAATTTAAAACTTTTAAAACGGAAGAGCAGGGCTTAAAACACGGGCTCATTTTGCCAGCATCCGCCGCGCCATCTTCTAGCGCTAGCCAACGCAACCAGATTTATGATAATCGCATTCCTATGGCAAACTCTTCCACAAGCTATTTTAATAGCCACGCTGAAGAGGCTCCTCATTCTTTTCAGCCAATTGAAAGAGACAATAGTCATAGAGAGGAGCGTTTGCATTCTGTTCCAGACTTTTCAATTCCACCTCCGCGCTTGCCTTCTATCTTCCAGCTGAATTTAACTCCTGTAAGCCATTCAAATGATAAACCTTTGACGGGAGATGCCATTCTACGCATGGCCAAGCAAGTCTTAAACAATTCAAATTCTTCTTTGAATGGTTAA
- the rpoC gene encoding DNA-directed RNA polymerase subunit beta' — protein sequence MSERNQQDGQFDKLTIKIASDDVIRNEWSRGEIKKPETINYRTFKPEKGGLFCEKIFGPTRDWECACGKYKKIKHKGIVCDRCGVEVTLSKVRRERMAHIDLAVPVVHIWFFKTMPSRIGNVLGMTSADLERVIYYEEYVVINAGQTDLERKQLLNDTEYREAQEKWGRDAFVAKMGGEAIRDLLASEDLQSQLVELKDKLRKTKSQQARMKLAKRLKIIESFVSSDNKPDWMVMSCVPVIPPDLRPLVPLDGGRFATSDLNDLYRRVINRNNRLKAILKLKTPEVIVRNEKRMLQEAVDALFDNGRHGHPVMGAGNRPLKSLSEMLKGKQGRFRQNLLGKRVDYSGRSVIIVGPELKFNQCGLPKLMALELFEPFIVKRLKDLGYVYTIRSAKKMIQRHAPEVWDVLEDIIKGHPVLLNRAPTLHRLGIQAFEPVLIEGKAIRIHPLVCSAFNADFDGDQMAVYVPLSIEAQLEAKLLMMAPDNIFLPSSGKPVAVPSQDMTLGLYYLMLDPLHIREDHGQKTRVFRDSQEVLLALQASGSYNWFEQGCKSPNGENRCDYARGVRIHEKIKLRTENGIIETTPGRVVFNLIVPKELGFQNYSLPKKKMGELIMQCYKKAGLEATVRFLDNLKSLGFAEATKSALSMGVCDVKIPAIKQKILHDAHERVALVKKQYEDGIITEGERYSKTISIWTEVSDVLSEQLFKLISEVKDSAMNPLYLMMDSGARGNKSQIRQLGALRGLMAKPSGDIIESPITSNFREGLSVIEFSISSHGARKGLADTALKTADSGYLTRRLVDVAQDVIITEEDCGTLNGIDVSAIKQGQEELLPLKDRIFGRTVCEDIYQPGDSTKLLAKSGDTLTVLQAEAIDDSGIESIRIRSVLTCETRRGVCAKCYGINLANSRAVSMGEAVGIIAAQSIGEPGTQLTMRTFHLGGIASASLTPEIVADDNGILVYSDLRTVKTEEGNWVALNKNGRLNIVRDEGRSLDEYKKLLSTKSIEPLQSFNVELGTKILLQDGTKVKPGVRVAEWEQHSIPIICDRPGYVRYEDLVEGLSTERDVNKQTGQAELIVKQHRGELHPQIAIYADQACEELVGTYPLPAGAIISVEEGEYATAGKMLARLPRSAIKTKDITGGLPRVAELFEARKPKDSAEIAKIDGVVDFRGVQKNKRILAVRDEMTGMEEEHLIPHTKHLIIQRGDHVVKGQQLTDGLVIPHEILDICGVRELQKYLVNQVQEVYRLQGVDINDKHIEIIVRQMLKKVRVIDPGDTSLLYGEEVDKKEFELENAKVTKEGGKAAQATPVLLGITKASLSTESFISAASFQDTTRVLTEAACAGKTDYLVGFKENVIMGHIIPGGTGFERHKRVKKFVDSEQEEELVFDFEEESAVSE from the coding sequence ATGTCTGAAAGAAATCAGCAAGATGGGCAATTTGATAAATTGACCATTAAAATTGCCTCTGACGATGTCATACGTAATGAGTGGTCCCGCGGAGAGATCAAAAAGCCGGAAACGATTAACTACCGAACCTTCAAGCCTGAAAAAGGCGGCCTTTTCTGCGAAAAAATCTTTGGACCAACGCGTGACTGGGAATGTGCTTGCGGTAAATACAAGAAAATCAAGCACAAAGGTATTGTGTGCGATCGCTGTGGCGTCGAAGTCACTTTATCTAAGGTTCGTCGCGAGCGCATGGCTCACATCGACCTCGCTGTACCTGTCGTCCACATTTGGTTCTTCAAAACAATGCCTTCTCGTATCGGTAATGTCCTCGGAATGACATCTGCCGACCTCGAGCGCGTCATCTATTATGAAGAATACGTGGTGATCAATGCGGGTCAAACAGATTTAGAAAGAAAACAACTCCTCAATGATACTGAATACCGCGAAGCCCAAGAGAAATGGGGCCGCGATGCTTTCGTTGCTAAAATGGGTGGTGAAGCGATTCGCGACCTGTTAGCCAGCGAAGACCTTCAGTCTCAGTTGGTCGAGTTAAAAGACAAATTGCGCAAAACAAAGTCTCAGCAAGCTCGTATGAAGCTGGCTAAGCGCTTAAAGATTATCGAAAGCTTTGTGTCGTCTGACAACAAGCCTGACTGGATGGTCATGTCTTGCGTTCCTGTCATTCCACCAGACCTTCGTCCTTTAGTGCCTCTCGATGGCGGCCGCTTTGCAACCTCTGACTTAAACGACCTCTACCGTCGCGTTATCAATCGTAACAATCGTTTGAAGGCGATCTTAAAGCTGAAGACTCCTGAAGTCATCGTCCGCAACGAAAAGCGCATGCTTCAAGAAGCGGTGGATGCCTTATTTGATAACGGCCGTCATGGCCATCCAGTCATGGGTGCCGGAAACCGTCCTCTCAAGTCGCTTTCTGAAATGCTGAAAGGTAAGCAAGGCCGCTTCCGTCAGAACTTGCTCGGTAAGCGTGTGGACTACTCGGGTCGTTCGGTCATCATCGTCGGTCCTGAATTGAAGTTTAATCAGTGCGGTCTGCCAAAATTAATGGCCCTTGAGCTATTCGAGCCATTTATTGTTAAGCGCCTTAAAGACTTGGGATACGTCTATACGATTCGTTCGGCGAAGAAGATGATTCAGCGCCATGCACCGGAAGTATGGGACGTCTTGGAAGACATCATTAAAGGCCACCCTGTCTTGCTAAACCGTGCGCCTACGTTGCACCGTTTGGGTATCCAGGCGTTCGAGCCTGTCTTGATTGAAGGTAAAGCGATCCGTATCCACCCGCTCGTTTGCTCGGCGTTCAACGCGGACTTCGACGGTGACCAGATGGCGGTTTACGTTCCTCTTTCAATCGAAGCTCAGCTCGAAGCGAAGCTCTTGATGATGGCGCCAGACAACATCTTCTTGCCATCGTCTGGTAAGCCTGTTGCTGTGCCTTCTCAGGATATGACCCTTGGATTGTACTACCTGATGCTCGATCCTCTCCACATTCGCGAAGATCATGGTCAAAAGACACGCGTCTTCCGCGACAGCCAAGAGGTTCTCTTAGCGTTGCAGGCGAGTGGTAGCTATAACTGGTTTGAACAAGGCTGTAAGAGTCCGAATGGGGAAAACCGTTGCGACTATGCGCGCGGCGTTCGCATTCACGAGAAGATCAAGTTGCGTACCGAGAACGGTATTATCGAAACAACACCTGGCCGTGTCGTCTTCAACCTGATCGTGCCAAAAGAATTGGGCTTCCAAAACTATAGTCTCCCTAAAAAGAAAATGGGCGAGCTTATCATGCAGTGCTACAAAAAAGCCGGCTTGGAAGCAACCGTTCGTTTCTTGGATAACTTGAAGAGCCTCGGATTCGCAGAAGCCACGAAGTCAGCCCTTTCCATGGGTGTTTGCGACGTGAAGATTCCTGCAATCAAGCAAAAGATCTTGCACGATGCGCATGAAAGAGTGGCCTTAGTTAAGAAGCAGTACGAAGATGGTATCATCACAGAGGGTGAGCGCTACTCTAAGACGATCAGCATTTGGACAGAAGTTTCTGACGTTCTTTCTGAACAGTTGTTTAAGCTCATCAGCGAAGTCAAAGATAGTGCGATGAATCCGCTCTACTTGATGATGGACTCTGGAGCGCGCGGTAACAAGTCTCAGATCAGACAGCTCGGTGCATTGCGCGGCTTGATGGCGAAACCGTCGGGAGATATTATCGAATCGCCGATTACCTCTAACTTTAGAGAAGGCTTATCGGTTATTGAATTCTCTATCTCTTCCCACGGTGCGCGTAAAGGTTTGGCGGATACGGCGCTTAAAACAGCTGACTCCGGTTACTTGACACGCCGTCTCGTTGACGTTGCCCAAGACGTGATCATTACAGAAGAAGATTGCGGAACCTTGAATGGTATCGACGTTTCTGCCATTAAGCAGGGTCAAGAAGAGCTTCTTCCTCTGAAAGATCGTATTTTCGGACGCACTGTGTGCGAAGATATCTATCAGCCAGGCGACAGCACGAAATTGCTTGCTAAGAGCGGCGATACGTTGACAGTGCTCCAAGCCGAAGCAATTGATGACTCGGGTATTGAAAGCATCCGTATCCGTTCGGTCTTGACTTGCGAAACACGTCGCGGTGTTTGCGCGAAGTGTTATGGAATCAACCTTGCCAATAGCCGTGCGGTCAGCATGGGTGAGGCGGTTGGTATCATCGCGGCTCAGTCGATTGGTGAACCGGGTACACAGTTAACGATGCGTACGTTCCACTTGGGCGGTATCGCGTCTGCAAGCTTGACACCTGAAATCGTTGCTGACGACAATGGTATCCTGGTTTACTCAGACCTCCGTACCGTGAAAACGGAAGAGGGCAACTGGGTTGCCTTGAACAAGAACGGCAGATTGAACATCGTTCGCGATGAAGGACGTTCATTAGACGAATATAAGAAGCTTCTGTCGACAAAATCGATCGAACCGCTTCAGTCTTTCAATGTCGAATTGGGAACGAAGATCTTGCTCCAAGATGGCACGAAAGTGAAGCCAGGCGTCCGTGTTGCAGAATGGGAACAGCACAGCATTCCTATTATTTGCGATCGCCCAGGTTATGTTCGCTACGAAGATCTGGTCGAAGGATTGTCCACTGAGCGCGATGTGAACAAGCAGACGGGCCAGGCCGAGCTCATCGTTAAGCAGCACCGTGGTGAATTGCATCCGCAAATCGCCATTTATGCAGACCAGGCTTGCGAAGAATTGGTTGGTACCTATCCATTGCCAGCAGGAGCGATCATCTCTGTTGAAGAGGGTGAATATGCGACGGCCGGTAAGATGCTTGCACGTCTTCCAAGAAGCGCGATCAAGACAAAGGATATCACTGGGGGTCTTCCACGCGTTGCCGAGTTATTCGAAGCGCGTAAGCCAAAAGATTCGGCAGAAATTGCCAAGATCGACGGCGTTGTGGACTTCCGCGGCGTTCAGAAGAACAAGCGTATTCTTGCCGTGCGTGACGAGATGACAGGCATGGAAGAGGAACACTTAATTCCTCATACTAAGCACTTAATCATTCAGCGCGGTGACCACGTTGTGAAAGGTCAGCAGTTGACAGACGGTTTGGTCATCCCGCACGAAATTCTCGACATTTGCGGTGTGCGCGAGCTTCAGAAGTACTTAGTTAACCAGGTACAAGAAGTATACCGTCTGCAGGGTGTGGACATCAATGACAAGCACATTGAAATCATCGTGCGCCAGATGCTGAAGAAAGTCCGCGTCATCGACCCAGGTGATACGAGCTTGCTCTACGGTGAAGAAGTGGATAAGAAAGAATTCGAACTCGAGAACGCGAAAGTGACGAAAGAGGGTGGTAAAGCGGCTCAAGCGACACCAGTCCTGCTTGGTATCACGAAAGCTTCCTTGAGCACTGAATCATTCATTTCGGCAGCTTCGTTCCAAGATACGACACGCGTCTTGACAGAAGCGGCTTGCGCTGGTAAGACCGACTACTTGGTTGGCTTTAAGGAGAACGTCATCATGGGACACATCATCCCTGGTGGTACGGGCTTCGAGCGGCATAAGCGCGTCAAGAAGTTCGTCGACAGCGAGCAAGAAGAAGAATTGGTATTCGACTTCGAAGAAGAATCGGCTGTTTCTGAATAA